A single region of the Glycine max cultivar Williams 82 chromosome 20, Glycine_max_v4.0, whole genome shotgun sequence genome encodes:
- the LOC100811120 gene encoding ripening-related protein grip22, protein MASHVFVVFFCIILNVITLFPYVTNAASCQSNGAHSPAFNPSGTPAILTVNDFGPGGDGGGPSECDGTYHPLPQRVVALSTGWYNGGSRCGKMVRITARNGRTAVAKVVDECDSTQGCDQEHANQSPCKTNIVDASENVWHDLGLNTDDGEVPVTWTMV, encoded by the coding sequence ATGGCAAGTCATGTATTCGTGGTTTTCTTTTGCATAATTCTAAATGTTATAACCCTTTTTCCTTATGTAACTAATGCAGCTTCTTGCCAATCCAATGGTGCTCACTCACCCGCATTCAATCCATCGGGAACGCCGGCCATTCTCACTGTCAACGACTTCGGCCCCGGCGGTGACGGAGGAGGCCCCTCCGAATGCGACGGGACCTACCACCCGCTGCCGCAAAGAGTGGTGGCGCTGTCCACGGGATGGTACAATGGCGGTTCCCGGTGCGGAAAAATGGTAAGAATCACGGCGAGAAACGGTAGGACTGCGGTGGCCAAGGTGGTGGACGAGTGTGACTCCACACAAGGCTGTGACCAGGAACACGCAAATCAATCACCATGCAAGACAAACATTGTTGATGCATCTGAAAATGTGTGGCATGACTTAGGCCTTAATACTGATGATGGTGAAGTACCAGTCACTTGGACCATGGTCTAA